One Desulfomicrobium escambiense DSM 10707 DNA segment encodes these proteins:
- a CDS encoding transporter substrate-binding domain-containing protein → MTRPRLHALLLSAVLFALIPSFSAFAGEVITVSPYWEGFTGPDGRGLYHDLMNAVFTRRGDTVRHLETPAKRGLIMVREGQADIYTCQAKAEDGLELARLPMYEGEFHALFLSRTFPHWNGVASLENKRLVWRLGYYSPHDFPVPVQFDETTTGTEALKRVVRESSDCYIDDYHLITETVNAYQPPLDSGNFRIESVGFRQYAPVFSTSPRGRELRDAFEQGMRALAEQGKLLPIYEKWKLPMPRVYAGPAN, encoded by the coding sequence ATGACCAGACCACGCCTCCACGCCCTGCTCCTGTCCGCCGTCCTGTTCGCCCTGATTCCCTCGTTCAGCGCCTTCGCCGGGGAGGTAATCACCGTCTCGCCGTATTGGGAAGGCTTTACGGGACCCGACGGCCGGGGTCTCTACCATGATTTGATGAACGCCGTTTTCACCCGGCGCGGAGACACGGTCAGGCACCTGGAGACACCGGCCAAGAGGGGGCTGATCATGGTGCGCGAAGGGCAGGCCGACATCTACACCTGCCAGGCCAAGGCCGAGGACGGTCTCGAACTCGCACGGCTGCCCATGTACGAGGGGGAGTTCCACGCCCTGTTCTTGAGCAGGACCTTTCCGCACTGGAACGGCGTGGCGTCCTTGGAGAACAAACGGCTGGTGTGGCGGCTGGGCTACTATTCGCCGCACGATTTTCCGGTTCCGGTGCAGTTCGACGAAACCACGACCGGCACCGAGGCCCTGAAGCGGGTGGTCCGCGAATCCTCGGATTGCTACATCGACGATTACCATCTGATCACGGAAACCGTGAACGCCTACCAGCCGCCCCTCGACTCCGGAAACTTCCGCATCGAGTCCGTCGGCTTCCGCCAATACGCCCCCGTCTTCTCCACCAGCCCGCGCGGTCGGGAACTGCGGGACGCCTTCGAACAGGGGATGCGCGCCCTGGCGGAACAGGGGAAGCTCCTGCCCATCTACGAAAAATGGAAGCTGCCCATGCCCAGGGTTTACGCCGGCCCGGCGAACTGA
- the deoC gene encoding deoxyribose-phosphate aldolase, with protein MRDRYERAVQIVSLLDLTSLSGTESEADIDALCAKAVGPCGHVAALCVFARHLPRVAENLTRMGLSGVEAATVVNFPAGRLDPTVTADEIRAALGLGATEIDLVFPYSAFLEGRESDVRGFMVECRAACPVRLKVILESGALVRPDVIRAASRLALDCGADFLKTSTGKAAVHATPEAARVMLETIAERGGTAGFKASGGLRTMADALAYLELAEDILGPGWVGPRTFRFGASGLLDDVLAVAAAGGAACAAPA; from the coding sequence ATGCGGGACAGATATGAGCGGGCCGTGCAGATTGTATCCCTGTTGGACCTGACCTCGCTCTCCGGAACCGAGAGCGAGGCGGACATCGATGCGCTCTGCGCCAAGGCCGTCGGGCCGTGCGGCCATGTGGCCGCCCTGTGCGTCTTCGCCAGGCACCTGCCGCGCGTCGCGGAGAATCTGACCCGGATGGGCCTGAGCGGCGTCGAGGCTGCCACGGTGGTCAATTTTCCTGCCGGCCGGCTTGATCCGACGGTCACCGCGGATGAGATTCGAGCGGCATTGGGACTCGGCGCCACGGAAATCGATCTCGTTTTCCCCTACTCCGCCTTTCTCGAAGGACGCGAGTCCGACGTGCGCGGCTTTATGGTCGAGTGCCGCGCGGCCTGCCCCGTGCGGCTCAAGGTCATCCTGGAGAGCGGGGCCCTGGTTCGGCCGGACGTGATCCGGGCGGCCAGCCGTCTGGCCCTGGACTGCGGCGCGGATTTCCTGAAGACATCCACGGGCAAGGCGGCGGTGCACGCCACGCCCGAGGCGGCCAGGGTCATGCTCGAAACCATCGCCGAGAGAGGCGGCACGGCCGGATTCAAGGCCTCGGGCGGGTTACGCACTATGGCCGACGCCCTGGCCTATCTTGAACTGGCCGAGGACATCCTCGGCCCCGGCTGGGTCGGCCCGCGCACGTTTCGCTTCGGGGCCAGCGGCCTGCTGGACGACGTGCTGGCCGTGGCCGCTGCGGGAGGGGCTGCGTGCGCCGCGCCTGCCTGA
- a CDS encoding phosphopentomutase — MRRACLIVLDSLGVGGAPDAARFGDQGADTLGHIARACARGLADDGRLGPLRLPNLCAMGLGLAAGLATGCVPDGLAPAGSVTAAYGCATEISRGKDTPSGHFEMTGAPVLFDWGYFEPAEESVPLALLDELSSRAGLPGVLGNCKASGTEILVRLGEEHLRTGKPIVYTSADSVLQIAAHETRFGLERLLAVCAVARTLVDGLRIARVIARPFVGEDAVTFRRTGNRRDFSIPAPTPTLLDGLAEAGGTVLCVGKVADIFAHRGVTRSIRAHGQDGLMNATLAAWDGAGDRTLVVTNFVDFDSVHGHRRDVAGYARALESFDARLSELIGRLAPGDLCILTADHGCDPTWAGTDHTRERVPVLATAPGIASGSIGVRPTLADIGATLASFFGLSGTGYGRPFLDGDGLRILP, encoded by the coding sequence GTGCGCCGCGCCTGCCTGATCGTGCTCGATTCCCTGGGCGTGGGCGGGGCTCCCGACGCGGCCCGCTTCGGCGACCAGGGAGCCGACACGCTGGGGCACATCGCCCGGGCCTGCGCCCGCGGGTTGGCCGACGATGGCCGCTTAGGGCCCCTGCGCCTGCCGAACCTGTGCGCCATGGGGCTGGGCCTGGCCGCAGGGCTCGCCACGGGATGCGTCCCCGACGGCCTGGCCCCGGCCGGTTCCGTCACGGCCGCGTACGGCTGCGCCACCGAGATCAGCCGCGGCAAGGATACGCCCAGCGGGCATTTCGAGATGACGGGGGCCCCCGTGCTCTTTGACTGGGGCTATTTCGAGCCCGCCGAGGAATCCGTCCCGCTGGCGCTGCTGGACGAACTTTCGTCGCGCGCGGGCCTGCCCGGAGTTCTCGGCAACTGCAAGGCCTCGGGCACCGAGATTCTGGTCCGTCTGGGCGAGGAGCACCTGCGCACGGGCAAGCCCATCGTCTACACGTCCGCGGACTCGGTCCTGCAGATCGCGGCCCATGAAACCCGCTTCGGGCTGGAGCGGTTGCTGGCGGTCTGCGCCGTGGCCCGGACCCTGGTCGATGGCCTGCGTATCGCCCGCGTCATCGCCCGGCCCTTTGTCGGCGAGGATGCGGTGACGTTCAGGCGCACCGGCAACCGCCGGGACTTCTCCATCCCGGCCCCGACGCCGACCCTCCTCGACGGTCTGGCCGAGGCCGGCGGAACGGTCTTGTGCGTGGGCAAGGTTGCGGATATTTTCGCCCATCGCGGCGTGACGCGCAGCATCCGCGCCCACGGCCAGGACGGCCTCATGAACGCGACCCTCGCGGCCTGGGACGGGGCCGGGGACAGGACCCTCGTGGTGACGAATTTCGTTGATTTTGATTCCGTTCACGGCCATCGTCGGGACGTGGCCGGGTATGCCCGCGCGCTGGAATCCTTCGACGCCCGCCTGTCCGAACTGATCGGGCGGCTTGCGCCCGGCGACCTGTGCATCCTGACGGCGGACCATGGCTGCGACCCGACCTGGGCCGGCACGGACCACACCCGCGAGCGGGTGCCCGTTCTGGCCACGGCCCCCGGAATCGCATCCGGGAGCATCGGGGTGCGTCCCACGCTGGCCGACATCGGCGCGACGCTGGCCAGCTTTTTCGGTCTGTCCGGCACCGGTTACGGCAGGCCGTTTCTCGACGGGGACGGCTTGCGCATACTCCCTTGA
- a CDS encoding AI-2E family transporter — protein sequence MNLQCSPDPCSLSERAKPTLIRIMVWGGVFGVVFILRSFFLLLFLTFVFGYVQNRGVNRLQNLIPHRATRVVLVTTLFLGVLVAVGVFLVPRAKDQTVLFVTQLPQYVQRLDQELGALGERYPLIANAIPELGASGEHGTSVMGKSRVAALLQQVFNLAEHPEGQNKVNQFLDLVRGVGGRVAAIASAFLLALLFSFLIVLDLPRLSSSVRSLEKSRLDFVYREVAGSIRDFATVLGKSLEAQFAIAVLNAILTAVGVSLLGLGSSMAFLTVIVFLCSFIPVLGVFISSVPICLIALQASGLTTMLLAIVMITVIHLIEGYVLNPRIYGSYMRINPVIVLFILTIGAKLFHIWGLVLGVPICTYIFGHVIQRSQSDEKVAESAPSEPAQG from the coding sequence ATGAATTTGCAGTGCAGTCCCGACCCGTGCAGCCTCTCCGAGAGGGCCAAACCCACGCTCATCAGGATCATGGTCTGGGGCGGCGTCTTCGGGGTGGTTTTCATCCTGCGGTCCTTTTTCCTGCTGCTCTTCCTGACCTTCGTCTTCGGCTACGTGCAGAACCGCGGCGTGAACCGCCTGCAGAACCTGATTCCGCACCGCGCCACGCGCGTGGTGCTGGTCACGACGCTCTTTCTCGGCGTGCTGGTTGCCGTTGGCGTCTTTCTCGTGCCCCGAGCCAAGGACCAGACGGTCCTTTTCGTCACGCAGCTGCCGCAGTACGTCCAGCGCCTGGACCAGGAACTCGGGGCCCTCGGCGAACGCTACCCGCTCATCGCCAACGCCATCCCGGAACTGGGAGCCAGCGGGGAGCACGGCACGTCGGTCATGGGCAAGTCCAGGGTCGCGGCCCTGCTGCAGCAGGTCTTCAACCTGGCCGAGCACCCCGAGGGACAGAACAAGGTCAACCAGTTCCTCGACCTCGTGCGCGGCGTGGGCGGGCGCGTCGCGGCCATCGCCTCGGCCTTTCTCCTGGCCCTGCTCTTTTCCTTCCTCATCGTCCTCGACCTGCCGCGTCTGAGTTCCAGCGTGCGTTCCCTGGAGAAATCCAGACTCGATTTCGTCTACCGGGAGGTGGCCGGCAGCATCCGCGATTTCGCCACGGTCCTGGGCAAGTCCCTGGAGGCGCAGTTCGCCATCGCCGTGCTGAACGCCATCCTGACGGCCGTGGGCGTGTCCCTGCTGGGACTTGGTTCGAGCATGGCCTTTCTGACGGTCATCGTCTTTCTGTGCAGCTTCATTCCCGTTCTGGGCGTTTTCATCAGCTCCGTGCCCATCTGCCTCATCGCCCTGCAGGCGTCGGGCCTGACGACCATGCTCCTGGCCATCGTCATGATCACGGTCATCCACCTCATCGAGGGGTACGTGCTGAACCCGAGGATCTACGGCTCCTACATGCGTATCAACCCGGTCATCGTGCTCTTCATCCTGACCATCGGGGCCAAGCTTTTCCATATCTGGGGACTGGTTCTGGGCGTGCCCATCTGCACATACATCTTCGGGCACGTCATCCAACGTTCTCAATCAGACGAAAAGGTTGCCGAGTCGGCGCCTTCGGAGCCGGCGCAGGGCTGA
- a CDS encoding response regulator: MNKGPIIVIVEEACLSRNVLVKALRAWGYDCAVAESEETAWAALNAAAEPRIVLTDWHADFLDCEEFFSRLRSDESLRGAFVMGGVPRGAVGAIRRCIAAGADDYVSRPYDLDDVRLRLHNAAKMMGRAPRGPVFPEE; the protein is encoded by the coding sequence GTGAACAAGGGGCCCATCATCGTGATCGTCGAGGAGGCGTGCCTGTCCCGGAATGTGCTGGTCAAGGCCTTGCGGGCCTGGGGGTACGACTGCGCGGTGGCGGAGTCCGAGGAAACGGCCTGGGCCGCGCTCAATGCCGCCGCGGAGCCGAGGATCGTCCTGACCGACTGGCACGCCGACTTTCTGGACTGCGAGGAGTTTTTCAGCCGACTGCGCTCCGACGAGTCCCTGCGTGGCGCCTTTGTCATGGGCGGTGTGCCGCGCGGGGCGGTGGGCGCCATCCGGCGCTGCATCGCCGCCGGAGCCGACGACTACGTTTCCAGACCCTACGATCTCGACGATGTGCGGCTGCGGCTGCACAACGCCGCGAAGATGATGGGACGTGCCCCCCGTGGGCCCGTCTTCCCGGAGGAATAG
- a CDS encoding SPFH domain-containing protein, translating into MGANNVFFLELIEWFDDSGQEIARRFPQEGSGEIKYGAQMVVRESQAGIFFYNGKAVHVFGPGRHTLKTANIPILNKIMGIPWGLESPLRAEAYMINTKVFANLKWGTREPVAFKDSELGLIRLRAYGMFNIQVVQPLLFINSLVGTMASFSVADLSEYLGKVIVSRFNDFLGENMDTILNLPSRYEEWSDGLRQRLQDDFRRFGLSLNQLYINSITPPPEVQKAMDDKTKLGMFEDMNKLMQLKAASAMEKAAANPGAAGDAMGMGVGFMMPALMAQALQMAGQTAQAPQAPGLQCPECHQPIRQDDRFCPSCGHQLVVFEQCRGCGKNLAPGTRFCPRCGQPAGNARETVKCPSCGQENLASSTFCNHCGERMA; encoded by the coding sequence ATGGGCGCCAACAATGTCTTCTTTCTTGAACTCATCGAATGGTTTGACGACAGCGGACAGGAAATCGCCCGCCGCTTCCCCCAGGAAGGGTCCGGCGAGATCAAATACGGCGCGCAGATGGTCGTGCGCGAGTCCCAGGCCGGCATCTTCTTCTACAACGGCAAGGCCGTGCACGTCTTCGGCCCAGGCCGGCACACCCTCAAGACCGCCAACATCCCCATCCTGAACAAGATCATGGGCATCCCCTGGGGCCTGGAAAGCCCCCTGCGGGCCGAAGCCTACATGATCAACACCAAGGTCTTCGCGAACCTGAAGTGGGGCACGCGAGAGCCCGTGGCCTTCAAGGACTCGGAACTGGGGCTCATCCGCCTGCGGGCGTACGGCATGTTCAACATCCAGGTCGTGCAGCCCCTGCTGTTCATCAATTCCCTGGTGGGCACCATGGCCTCCTTCTCCGTGGCCGACCTGAGCGAGTACCTCGGCAAGGTCATCGTCTCGCGCTTCAACGACTTCCTCGGCGAGAACATGGACACCATCCTGAACCTGCCCAGCCGCTACGAAGAGTGGTCCGACGGCCTGCGCCAGCGCCTGCAGGATGATTTCCGGCGCTTCGGCCTGTCCCTGAACCAGCTCTACATCAATTCCATCACGCCGCCGCCCGAAGTCCAGAAGGCCATGGACGACAAGACCAAGCTCGGCATGTTCGAGGACATGAACAAGCTCATGCAGCTCAAGGCCGCCAGCGCCATGGAGAAGGCCGCCGCCAACCCCGGTGCGGCCGGGGATGCCATGGGCATGGGCGTGGGCTTCATGATGCCGGCCCTCATGGCCCAGGCCTTGCAGATGGCCGGCCAGACGGCGCAGGCGCCGCAGGCCCCGGGCCTGCAGTGCCCCGAATGCCACCAGCCCATCCGCCAGGACGACAGATTCTGCCCGTCCTGCGGCCATCAGCTCGTGGTCTTCGAGCAGTGCCGCGGCTGCGGCAAGAACCTCGCGCCGGGCACGCGCTTCTGCCCGCGCTGCGGCCAGCCGGCCGGGAACGCCCGCGAAACGGTCAAATGCCCGTCCTGTGGCCAGGAGAACCTGGCCTCATCCACGTTCTGCAACCACTGCGGTGAGCGCATGGCCTGA
- the pyrR gene encoding bifunctional pyr operon transcriptional regulator/uracil phosphoribosyltransferase PyrR, with translation MHTGKEIMSAADIERCLDRLACQILEQVPEHESIALVGIQRRGADLAARLCNLLSERAGQSLPCGELDINLYRDDWTTSKSTPNINATRIDFPVEDKTIILIDDVLFTGRTIRSALEAILDFGRPRCVKLLVLIDRGHRELPIQADFTGKTVSTERDRQINVFLKERDGLDQVLLN, from the coding sequence ATGCACACCGGCAAGGAAATCATGTCCGCGGCCGACATCGAGCGCTGCCTCGACCGCCTGGCCTGCCAGATCCTGGAACAGGTTCCCGAGCACGAATCCATCGCCCTGGTGGGCATCCAGCGCCGCGGCGCGGACCTCGCGGCCAGGCTGTGCAACCTGCTGTCGGAGCGCGCCGGCCAGAGCCTGCCCTGCGGCGAGCTGGACATCAACCTCTACCGCGACGACTGGACCACGTCCAAGTCCACCCCGAACATCAACGCCACGCGCATCGATTTTCCCGTCGAGGACAAGACCATCATCCTCATCGACGACGTCCTCTTCACCGGCCGGACCATCCGCAGCGCCCTGGAGGCCATCCTCGACTTCGGCCGGCCGCGGTGCGTCAAGCTCCTGGTCCTCATCGACCGCGGGCACCGCGAGTTGCCGATCCAGGCCGATTTCACCGGCAAGACCGTGTCCACCGAGCGCGACCGCCAGATCAACGTCTTCCTCAAGGAGCGCGACGGCCTGGACCAGGTCCTGCTGAACTGA
- the dapA gene encoding 4-hydroxy-tetrahydrodipicolinate synthase — translation MQFKGAFTALVTPFSGGQIDEEAYRQLIEWQVQSGINGVVPCGTTGESATMSHEEHKRVISICVDQVKGRVPVLAGAGSNNTAEAVELTRYAKEAGADGALLITPYYNKPTQEGLYQHFKRIASEVSMPFIVYNVPGRTSVNLLPATVARLNKDIKDVIGIKEATGDLNQVSQVLEYCGPDFQVLSGDDFTVLPLLSVGGCGVISVVSNILPDKMSGMCAAWFAGDLPTAQKLHFELAPFSRMMFLETNPIPAKTSLALMGRIKLELRLPLVPMSPANADSLRAFLAGKGLI, via the coding sequence ATGCAATTCAAAGGAGCCTTCACAGCCCTGGTCACTCCGTTCTCAGGCGGCCAGATCGACGAGGAAGCCTACCGGCAGCTGATCGAATGGCAGGTGCAGAGCGGCATCAACGGCGTTGTGCCCTGCGGCACCACCGGCGAATCCGCGACCATGAGCCACGAGGAGCACAAACGCGTCATCAGCATCTGCGTGGACCAGGTCAAAGGACGGGTGCCTGTCCTGGCCGGGGCCGGGTCCAACAACACGGCCGAGGCCGTGGAGCTGACGCGGTACGCCAAGGAGGCCGGGGCCGACGGGGCGCTGCTCATCACCCCCTACTACAACAAGCCGACCCAGGAGGGCCTGTACCAGCACTTCAAGCGCATCGCCTCCGAAGTGTCCATGCCCTTCATCGTCTACAACGTGCCCGGCCGCACCAGCGTGAACCTCCTGCCGGCCACCGTGGCCCGCCTGAACAAGGACATCAAGGACGTCATCGGCATCAAGGAAGCCACGGGCGACCTGAACCAGGTCTCCCAGGTACTCGAATACTGCGGCCCGGACTTCCAGGTTCTCTCGGGCGACGACTTCACGGTCCTGCCGCTCCTGTCCGTAGGCGGCTGCGGCGTCATCTCCGTGGTCTCCAACATCCTGCCGGACAAGATGAGCGGCATGTGCGCGGCCTGGTTCGCCGGCGACCTGCCCACGGCGCAGAAGCTGCATTTCGAGCTGGCACCCTTCTCGCGCATGATGTTCCTGGAGACTAACCCCATCCCGGCCAAGACCTCCCTGGCCCTCATGGGTCGCATCAAGCTGGAGCTGCGGCTGCCGCTGGTGCCCATGAGCCCGGCCAACGCCGATAGCCTGCGCGCCTTTTTGGCCGGCAAGGGACTCATCTAG
- the dapF gene encoding diaminopimelate epimerase: MSIFSGPTQPFYKMQGSGNDFIVIDNRARSISPDAMPGWARALCPHAFSIGADGIIFLEADDSGRAATRWHFFNADGSRAEMCGNGSRCATLLAYRLGMAPAEHFMLTDAGPVHAKVFAEAGEVEVQLTPARDLTLNFPLQLGDETRTAHFANTGVPHTVIVTDDVKALDVRGLGAKVRYHERFAPAGTNANFIQVVGPGELLLRTYERGVENETYACGTGAAASVAVAHALGLCGATARVTTSGGEVLGITVNGSDIFLRGKATVVYQGEFSPAAMGL; encoded by the coding sequence ATGTCCATTTTCTCCGGACCCACCCAGCCCTTCTACAAGATGCAGGGCAGCGGCAACGACTTCATCGTCATCGACAACCGCGCCCGCTCCATATCCCCCGACGCCATGCCCGGCTGGGCCAGGGCCCTGTGCCCCCACGCCTTCAGCATCGGCGCCGACGGCATCATCTTTCTCGAAGCGGACGACTCGGGCCGCGCCGCCACGCGCTGGCACTTCTTCAACGCCGACGGCTCGCGCGCCGAGATGTGCGGCAACGGCTCGCGCTGCGCGACCCTGCTGGCCTACCGCCTGGGCATGGCCCCGGCCGAGCACTTCATGCTCACCGACGCCGGCCCCGTCCACGCCAAGGTCTTCGCCGAAGCCGGCGAGGTCGAGGTGCAGCTGACCCCGGCCCGAGACCTGACCCTGAACTTCCCGCTGCAGCTCGGCGACGAGACCCGGACCGCCCATTTCGCCAACACCGGCGTGCCCCACACGGTCATCGTCACGGACGACGTGAAGGCCCTGGACGTCAGGGGCCTGGGCGCCAAGGTGCGCTACCACGAACGCTTCGCCCCGGCCGGGACCAACGCCAACTTCATCCAGGTGGTCGGCCCCGGAGAACTTCTGCTGCGCACCTACGAACGCGGCGTGGAGAACGAGACCTACGCCTGCGGCACGGGCGCCGCGGCCTCCGTGGCCGTGGCCCACGCCCTGGGCCTGTGCGGGGCCACGGCCCGCGTGACCACCTCCGGCGGAGAGGTGCTCGGGATCACCGTGAACGGATCGGACATTTTCCTGCGCGGCAAGGCCACCGTCGTCTACCAGGGCGAGTTCAGCCCGGCCGCCATGGGCCTCTAA
- a CDS encoding UshA-like (seleno)protein family 2, producing MKHLLLAALLMVMAAAPLSATAGTETALVFTANTYGEHSPCPSUGGKSYGGLARRATFFKTVRENGGAVFIDGGYEFAVPGTEGDRHPAAVEQLKQAYGMLGYDIFLLSPADAAVLNGTKVRPARTWQAPLDEPALVERNVPGGRLAFVLFPDSGRTDPAMEERLVDYARNLRAKGKFNLVIGVSTWGAARENAFIDKAEPVFDIILGSGEGPGYSGLYLRDNRVLWVRAFTKGKNVHTVTIPALPAPGEKIVWAPEQSVRTLSQPLGDNIASAPDIQAIFTR from the coding sequence ATGAAACACCTCCTCCTCGCTGCGCTGCTCATGGTCATGGCGGCCGCCCCCCTTTCCGCCACGGCCGGGACCGAAACCGCCCTGGTCTTCACCGCCAACACCTACGGCGAGCACTCGCCCTGCCCCTCCTGAGGGGGCAAGTCCTACGGCGGGTTGGCCCGGCGGGCCACCTTCTTCAAGACCGTCCGTGAGAACGGCGGCGCGGTGTTCATCGACGGCGGATACGAATTCGCCGTCCCCGGCACCGAGGGCGACCGGCATCCGGCGGCCGTGGAACAGCTCAAGCAGGCCTACGGCATGCTGGGTTACGACATCTTCCTGCTGAGCCCGGCCGACGCTGCTGTGCTGAACGGAACGAAAGTGCGCCCCGCGCGCACGTGGCAGGCCCCCCTCGACGAACCGGCCCTGGTCGAACGGAACGTGCCCGGCGGGCGGCTGGCCTTCGTCCTCTTCCCCGACTCGGGCAGGACCGACCCGGCCATGGAGGAGCGCTTGGTCGACTACGCCCGGAATCTGCGGGCCAAGGGAAAGTTCAACCTCGTCATCGGCGTGAGCACCTGGGGCGCGGCGCGGGAAAACGCCTTCATCGACAAGGCCGAGCCCGTGTTCGACATCATTTTGGGCTCGGGCGAAGGCCCCGGCTACTCGGGGCTGTACCTGCGGGACAACCGGGTGCTGTGGGTGCGCGCCTTCACCAAGGGCAAGAACGTGCACACCGTGACCATCCCCGCCCTGCCCGCTCCGGGGGAGAAGATCGTGTGGGCGCCGGAGCAGTCCGTCCGGACCCTGTCCCAGCCCCTGGGCGACAACATCGCTTCGGCCCCGGACATCCAGGCCATCTTCACCCGGTAA
- a CDS encoding MinD/ParA family protein, with protein sequence MTDSNKTFSISVASGKGGVGKTNLTLNLGFALHELGQTLVLLDADLGLANLDVLLGLSPEKNIQDLLAGTSAESVVVPLAKDGFVFLPSASGVAELVELDEDVQSLLLDKLDALFRQYDFLLLDLGAGISPTVLSFAAMPQERIVVITPEPTSLTDSYALIKVLCTQHQIRNFQIVVNMAESDKEAKNAFTRLSQACEHFLNLPVNFLGAVHRDPMVTESVRHQVPLLKFAPNCQAAQDIREIARKILERRDRLRDLISRSPILKSNM encoded by the coding sequence ATGACCGACTCGAACAAGACTTTCAGCATTTCCGTGGCCAGCGGCAAGGGCGGCGTGGGCAAGACCAACCTGACACTGAACCTGGGCTTCGCCCTGCACGAACTGGGGCAGACCCTGGTCCTGCTGGACGCGGACCTGGGCCTGGCCAACCTCGACGTCCTGCTGGGCCTTTCACCTGAGAAGAACATCCAGGACCTCCTGGCCGGCACGAGCGCAGAGAGCGTGGTCGTGCCCCTGGCCAAGGACGGGTTCGTCTTCCTGCCGTCGGCCTCGGGCGTGGCCGAACTGGTCGAACTGGACGAGGACGTGCAGAGTCTGCTCCTGGACAAGCTCGACGCGCTCTTCCGGCAGTACGACTTCCTCCTCCTGGACCTCGGGGCGGGCATCAGCCCCACGGTGCTGTCCTTTGCGGCCATGCCGCAGGAGCGCATCGTGGTCATCACGCCCGAGCCCACGTCACTGACGGACAGCTACGCCCTCATCAAGGTGCTCTGCACCCAGCATCAGATTCGCAACTTCCAGATCGTCGTCAACATGGCGGAGTCCGACAAGGAGGCCAAGAACGCCTTCACCCGGCTGTCCCAGGCCTGCGAGCATTTCCTGAACCTGCCCGTCAACTTTCTTGGCGCGGTCCACCGCGACCCCATGGTCACGGAATCCGTGCGGCACCAGGTGCCACTGCTCAAATTCGCCCCCAACTGCCAGGCCGCCCAGGACATCCGCGAGATCGCCCGCAAGATTCTGGAGCGCCGCGACCGGTTGCGGGACCTCATCTCCCGCAGCCCCATCCTCAAATCAAACATGTGA
- a CDS encoding GGDEF domain-containing protein, protein MLLPDLPSDEALLGELETLERELRLHATSGDVSALVRLIRSDPAWPQVLRRKRMEQWFVLPLNDGAYPALAELKRHMEELATLQGQDPLTGLVNRRGFDQAMALEVERSGRFRTPLTLCVMDLDDFKAVNDTYGHICGDTVLKAIASVLQAETRLIDTTARIGGEEFAILLPGTGLLRACKLMERIQAAIISSRIHCGDAALSVTMSMGVASYRGRQVPDATLLMEEADQAMYRAKRAGKNRIETAPILDLSLGEDRSLVHQNEKRFLFSSFFAPSPQTGEDRD, encoded by the coding sequence ATGCTTCTGCCTGACCTGCCCTCGGACGAGGCGCTCCTGGGCGAACTGGAGACCCTGGAACGGGAGCTGCGGCTGCACGCCACGAGCGGGGACGTCTCGGCCCTGGTCCGGCTGATCCGCTCGGACCCGGCCTGGCCCCAGGTGCTCAGGCGCAAACGGATGGAGCAGTGGTTCGTACTGCCCCTGAACGACGGCGCGTACCCCGCGCTAGCGGAACTCAAGCGGCACATGGAGGAACTGGCGACCTTGCAGGGCCAGGACCCTTTGACCGGACTGGTCAACCGCCGGGGATTCGACCAGGCCATGGCCCTGGAGGTGGAGCGCAGCGGCCGATTCAGAACGCCGCTGACGCTGTGCGTCATGGACCTCGACGACTTCAAGGCCGTTAACGACACCTACGGCCACATCTGCGGGGACACGGTGCTGAAGGCCATCGCTTCGGTCCTGCAGGCCGAGACGCGCCTGATCGACACGACGGCCCGCATCGGCGGCGAGGAGTTCGCCATTCTCCTGCCCGGAACAGGTCTGCTCCGGGCCTGCAAACTGATGGAGCGGATTCAGGCCGCGATCATCTCGTCCCGAATCCACTGCGGCGATGCGGCGCTGTCCGTGACCATGTCCATGGGCGTGGCCAGCTATCGCGGCCGGCAGGTCCCGGACGCGACCCTCTTGATGGAGGAGGCGGACCAGGCCATGTACCGCGCAAAGCGGGCGGGCAAGAACCGCATCGAGACCGCCCCGATTCTGGACCTCTCCCTGGGCGAGGACCGCTCCCTGGTCCACCAGAACGAGAAGCGCTTCCTTTTCTCCTCATTCTTCGCTCCGTCCCCGCAAACCGGGGAGGACAGGGACTGA